The DNA sequence AAATTGGCAAAGACTTTCAAAGCCAAGGCCAAACTTGCATGTCATCATTCCACCTTATTCTGTTGGCCAAAGCACATCACATTGCCAATCTAAGACACAGGAAGATAGATTCTGTCCCCTTACGGGAAGAAACTACAAAGTCCCGTAGGAAAAAGTATGAATGTAAGACCACTAAAGCAATCTACCACAAGctccaaagaataaaacaaataaatgctaaTTTGGGGGGTCCCCCACTGAAACAAAACCCAACTCTGCCTTATTAACCTACTCTGAGTGGTACCAGTTAAGAAACCGCACCCATGCACCCTGAGCTTCCCTTTGGCATTTCAGTGCCACGCTCACACACATGAATAAACAACCAAGGATCATTAACATGatagactgaaataaaaagaaaaaaggggacttaaaagaaaagagatcgtactgggaacagaagaaaaaggtttaaaaaaccAAACTTAACAATTACAActactattctcttttttttttaatgtttatttatttttgagagagagagacagagcacgagctggggaggggcagagaaagagggagacacagaatccgaagcaggctccaggctctgagctgttggcacagagctggtggggctggaacccatgaaccatgagatcatgacctgagccaaagtaagatgcttaactgactgagccactcaggtgcccctattactaCTATTCCTAATAAAAGAtaacaaatcaatgaaataagaATACTGTGCTATAAAAGAATAATCCAAGGACAAGAAAGAGCTCTTGAAagttaagacttttaaaaatggagaataccttctaaaaaagtagaataaaaagacaaaatagtgtagaaaatattggaaaattagAGGATCAATCTATGATCTAATAGGTTTTCTCTAAgtattaaaatggagaaaattaaaaggtagaaatgattttttaaaaactaatacaatAAAGTTTCCAATAGTTgaataatacaaattttataaactAATGTGCCCCATACAGTGAgtgaggcagggagtgggggaacATCTCAGAGAGGCTGAGAACAACATGTCTAGTGGGTGTGAGGGATCTGGGATGGTTGGCTCAGAAATGTTGGGACAGTTGTTTCTAGGGAGTAGGATTTGAACCCTGATGAAGACATAAATCTAAGACCTAGATGGAATCATGTATTCCTTCACTATGCAATCACTTATTGAAACAACAGTAATTTCAGAACATCCTAAAAACTAAAGGGATAAGGAGAAAATCCTAAAAGcttccagagaggaaaaaataagtcaCATCATATGGAGAAAGGAATCAGAGTAACATTAGACCTCTAGGAAAACAGTTAAAGCAATTCCTCAAAATTCTGAGGGAAAACTATTTTCAGTGTAGAATTCCATACTCAGCAACACTATCAATCAGATTTGAAGGtgtaaaaaaaagtcattttcagacatgcaaaTCTCTACATATTGATATCCATATACTTTTCCTTAGGAAACTATCATAACATGTGCTCTATCCAAAATAGGGACTAAAtccaagaaagagggagacccaatGTGCAGGATCATGTTCTGTCACTTGGTGAAGACCTCAGTGTAAAATGTAAACCAGAACTTAACAGGAAAATATGTGACCCTGGATGAGAaagcactaatttaaaaaatttcaaaagcacaATTACAAAGGGAGAAATGGATGGAATGATATCTGTGCAATGAATAACACCATGAAGAAAGTCAGCTGGCCGATGATTGTTGGGGAGAGAATATTTGTAACATATCTATCCACAAAAGGTTGTCCAAGGAAGTCATCCAAGAGGATGATGGgaatccaacagaaaaaaataggccAAGGACTCTATCAGGCAATTACACAGAGATGCTAGAAGGTCAAGATGAAATAATCATAAGAGCTGAAAGACACAGAGCAGTACTAAGACCGGGTGCCATTCCAAGGACTTCACCTTCATGAATCTCCACAAGAGCTCCTTGGAGGAGGAACCATGTTTCTATCTTCACTTTGCCCAGGAGGAAACAGACACCACTGGAAGACTTGCTCAAGTGCACACAGCTAGAAAGGGTCTGTGTCAAGGTTGGATCCCTGTTATTCATCCTGAAGAATCCTGCTCTGCTCAAGTCCCTagtgagaaaaatggaaattaaaagagCAAGGTGACACCACTTCACGTCTTTCAGTTCGGCGAAAATTAGGAGGTGATTGACAGAGGTTGCACTGGTggtgccactgtggaaaacaatctGTCAGCATTTAGTAGCATGGAGGAACCACCTGTCCCATGACACAGCAAGCCACCCCCGTGTGCATTCCCTGGAGAATGCCTCCCATGGAGGCACAGACACATGCGGGAAGATGTTCCTCATGGCACTCTCTGCCATGGCTTAACTCATCcgtggggcagagagcagggaaacAGGTTATCCTGGGTCATGAGCACATAGGGAGTCCTTATCTGTTGTcaaattgtgtatatatttaaacattttcatgataaaaagttTTTATGAAGTTGTGCAAGAAAGGATAGGGAACCAGAATGTGCTCCATGGCACAGTGGTCAGTGGCACTCACAGAGTCATGATAATATAAACACTAAATTGCCATTGGAGACCTAAATGGCAGCAAGTGACCTAGTGGGGaagatgaagggagaaaaagtgaGGTTttggggatggggcagaaagcCAAGTCCTCATCTTTTTTGGTGGAGAGTTAAGGTCTTGAAACGAAGAGACCACGTCAGCATGTCACTGAGGTCTGGAGGGGGCTATCCAGAGTCAGTTAAGAGATGAAAGTGAGCGTGCCTGTGAGATGGCAGTGGGGACAGCCAGAGGCAGCTGGTCTTGGAGGCAAGCCTGAATAACTAAGTGACTCTTTCAAATATGACCATTGCTACCACTAGAGGAATCTACACTGGGGAACACTGTCTCTTACATAATGACTCATGTTTGGAAAATTCCTCCAGCCCAGTAAATTTCAGACACTGAGTGGAAgggcttattttgttttaaggaacATATATTGGCTTGTTAGGCACCAAACAACTGTAGAAATACAGGGGTTCAGCAGCCGGAGGGGAATAGAAATAGGCTGAGGTACCTCCATCCTGACCCTTCCTTAGCCCCTTCTGCTCACCCTCCATACTCACAGTCTCACATACTCACATACTCACTAATTAAAAGAAGGATTTTCCCACACACTGAGGAAGGGCATGGAGGCAGAGAAGGCAAGACACAGGAAGCACCCTGAGCCCAGGAACCTTCCTCTGCACTGTGTAAGCAGCTCTCCTTAGTGATGATGACAGGAAAGTCTTGTGGGTGGGCCAGACTAGAGGTCATCCTTTGGACAGGACAGATTCACGGGGGCTATGTTTTCCCCAAGGACAATCCCTGGTCAATCCCTGGCAGGAGGGAAATGGGTAGATGTTTCCTCTTTACTCAACAAATTTGAGGCAACCTGGTCCCTGGGTCATAGTTGCCCTTGTGACATCATGGCtatctcctcctctcccacccttccTGCTTCTGCCAGGACCAGTGGAGCAGCAACCAGAGGGGGTGTGAACACCTGAACTACTGCCCCAAACCATGGGCGGTAAATGCTGTGTAAGACAGCCAAACACCCCCTCCCTGGAGGTAGGGAGTTAGCCCATGGCAGAGGGAAGCACCAGATGACTTCAAAAGGActcaggaggggcacctgggtggctcagtcagttaagcatcccacccttgatttgggctcaggtcataatctcacagttgtgagattgagccctgtgttgggctccatgccatggagcctgcttgggattctctctctcccgctctctgcccctcccccactcatgctccctctctccctctctcacattaaataaataaactttttttttttaatcttaaaaaaaaaaaaaaaaaaggactcagaaAGAATGGGGAAGTAGACCTGTGAGGACTTTGCACAGAGACTGGtcctcactcatgctttctctataTTCTGATTGCAGAAGTCTGGTCCAGATAAGGATGCACTAGAGACTGAGAAGCTGAAGGTAGGTGGAGCCTAGGAGCATGAGAGAACCACAGTTCATTGACCATCTGAGCACAGAGTTCTTAAAAGTGAAGGATCCATCTCTGGTCCCACAGCTAAGAAGTCAGCTCCGTGTTGCTCTCCTGTCCCCATAAATTCCCTCCCTATTCTGCGTGAGCTATGTTAAGTGTGAAGAGACAGCAGAGAGGTGAGGAATCAGGATGCGGACAGGCCACTGGAAGGTGGGGCACAGTAGTGGGAACTGGAAATCCAGAGAAAGTAAAACCTGGGTTTAGAAGGATATAGGGGTGACTGAAAGGTAGTGGAAATCAAAAGAAGTGAGGTAAAGGAAAGCCCTCAAGGGGCTATGGGTTGGCATGAGGCATCAGGAGGCAGAATCATAGGCTGGAATTTGGGTTGAGATGTAGACCATAAATGCAGAGGTTCATCCTCAGAGGACCTTTTGGTTCCTCACACTCATGGCAGGTCTTCTGGATCAGAAATTGTTTCCACAGAACCTGTGAAGATCACAGGGCAAGcatatccccattttgtagatgaggacacTATGACTCAGAAGATGACCAATACGTCTATGGCCACAGGTAAGGTAGAAGTAGAGGCAAAACCCCacccaggactcctgggtcctCAGAACCACCAGGGGAAAGGCTAGTTAAGAAAGAAGATCAGAGCTCCTTCGTGGCAGACACCAGACTTGTGGTTGTTCATAACAAATTCATGTGGAGTCCTCTGCTTTGCTTGGTTAGAGGCTTTGTCAAAAACGCCACAGAGCAAGAATCAAGGCAGCTGAGAAGATCCAGGCCTGGTGGCGTGGCACCCTGGTACGTCGCACCCTGCTGGTGGCAGCCCTCAGGGCCTGGATGATTCAGCTCTGGTGGAGAACACTTTTGTGGAGGCGGGTTCTTAAGCAGCGGCGGGACCTGTTGAAGATCTATGTAATCCAGGAGGAGGCGGCAGTCAAGCTCCAGTCCTGGGTTCGCATGTGGCAGTGCCATCGATGTTACTGCCAAATACGCAATGCTGTCTGCATCCTTCAGGCCCCAAAGAGCTATTTTGCCTTCCAGACCAGTGATATTCTACAGGCACAATATGAAGTCACTCCCAACCAGCCGGAGTTCCATATTGAAATCCTATCAGTCTAAAAGTACCAGAGGGTGGAGAACTACTCCACTGCCCCCAATAAATGTCTGACCAGGTTTTGTGTGTCTCAGTGACTCCTACACCATGAAGACCCCAAGGCCTCCACCTTCTATGTGGGAAAAGACAGAtatctctccccccactcccaccctttAGTGCTGACTGACAGTGGCCATATGCCACTGGCTCTATCCAAATCAGAAACTGCTACCTGAGGCTGTTCTCACACATCAAGAGCCAAGTGTACCATTCCATAGCCCTGGCACCATTATCTCCTGATCTTGCAATTGGGAGCAGTTAGGCTTTATATTCCCAAAGACTCCAGGCACCTCTTCTTATGAGAGTTGCCTTTGAATCCATGCTCTGTTAGCCTGCCATCATGAGCCAGCTGGGGCTTGCACCCATTGGCTGTCTATTTGGCAAGCCCCTagacagaagtcagacactttgcTGGCTCTTGAGAGCAGTACAGCCCATAGAATGCACAGGAGGCTGACCTTAGTGGTGACTAGGCACAAGGTTTTTCAAGTTTTGTGCTAATTTGGAtgctgttttctttgggaaatagcAGGTATCATGATCTTAAGGAACCTCAGCTCTGCTTCCATCCTCAGGACCAGCTTCTCCAGGGTGCTGAAACACAAATAGGGCTCCCACTGATATCACTGCCACCCTATGTGTGACACCATTCTTAGTAACTTCAGTATTAACTTAGATGATGCTCCAAGCCCCTTGCCTCTTACCTCCAGTGATTCTGACTTCCATTTTACCTGAATCACCCACTCCGATAATTGCACCAGAGATTGTTGCTTTTCAAGCTGCCTTTAAGgaatggcctttaaaaaaaaaagtgtccaatCCATCATATACTAATTCTtttgtaaaacaataaaaatgaattgtgggaaaaaacaagtagaaaaggTATACAGAATATAAGGCTTACTTTTGTTAGGCTGGACACACATAAAATTTCTGTTTCAATTTGCTATACAAATTTCTAAGTGCTTAATCTCAATCTTTGTACTTAATCTCAGTGGTAGCAAATGCTCACCATACTTTGGGTGGCATTGTCCTGGTCCTTGTCATAACTGACCACAGCAACACCAATACTGATTTTAATAATCTTGGTCTCTAACTTTTGCTTTCTATGCTTTAGGGCAGAAGTCAGAAAACTATGGCTTGCAGTTGAGTGGTTGTGATTGTGACATCAATCCTAAaatactatctggtcctttacagaaaaagtttgtcaaccTCTGTGTTAGAGTCACTGATTCTTATGCATTGATCCAAATGTTTCTTCAGTCCTAATAAGGACTTCCCAAAGATTGACCTTACCAGTATTGTACTACCCTTTTCCCCAGCTCAGATTCCATTCTCTGTCAAGGATTCTCTTACAATTTTACCACTGTtggccctctctctccacctttgtGTGAACCCAACCCTTCACCTACTTCATCCACAAGAAAAGCTGAATTTccgtgaagaaaaacaaatcaccaTATTGCGTGGTTTGGGTTTATCTTCAAGACCACAGATGGACAGACTTGCTTCTCAAGACACTTCTctgtaaatttgtttttttgatcTGAAGATTTCACATCACTTCCTTTTTCCTCAATGCgctattcttcctcttttccttttgaccTCAAATGATGATATCACTACACCCTTAACTGAGAAAATGGCAGCAGACTGGACTTCCATCTCCCTACTGTCTCATCCTCCATCTCAGCTGGCCTTTTTTACCACACTCATTGCCTTCCTTGAGTTGAAGTGAATTATCTTTGCCCCATCCAATGCCACCCCTTCCACTTTGCTCTTCTGgtgctcttcttttccttttgcccaCTGTCACCTCCTGCCTTTGCAATGATGTTGTTCtgtaatttcatttgtttctctgaaCTGGTTTCTTCCTTTTCACCAAATCATTTACATCAGCATAAGTATCCTCCACCATTAAAAAGTCCATTCTTGACTACCTCCTATCCAGTTCTTTGCATCTTCTTATAGCAAAACATGTTGTCACTGTTTCCTCTCTCGCTCTTCCCATTCTCTCATAAATTCACTCCAATTGGTCTTTCCTTCCCCCCAACTCCACGGAAGCTACACTGGTCAAGGGTATTGATTGAGAGAGATTGTTTacaaaaatgaccaaaattaCTGTCCTCCTTGTATCCATGCACCTTTGCAATGTGACTGTGTAGCTCTATCAATAACAGACAGGCTACTTAACCTCCTCTTGTATCTAGGCCTCCCTGTGACTTTCTTTGGCCAATAGTATGCAGTAAAAGTGATATTGTGCCGGTTGCAAGCCTAGACTTTAAGAGGTCTTAAACAACCATCTTAATCAAGGAGATTACCACTGTTGCATGAGACAACATATGGGACAGAGATGAGCTGTCTCTGATGAGGCCATCTTACATCACCAGCCCCCATCACACCTACCAACGGACCACATATTTTTAGCGAACCCAGTTGAGAACAGAAAAATCACCCAGATGATCCTAGCTCAAATTGTCACTCCACAGACCTGTGAGTTCTATAAATGGTTATTGTTTTGAGTCTCTATGTTTTGGTGGTTGGTTGAACAACAAAAACTAACACCATCTAAAATCACCAACTAACTTGCTTACATGAAAATAGTGTatcctctgctctctgccttctctctgcatCAGACTACAAGTTGACAACTCTCTCTTACTTGAAACACTCTGTTTGGCTTCAGGAACATCACACTCTCCTGCTTTTTCTTCACTGGCTGCTTTTTCTTAATCTTATCAATGGCTTCTTCATTGATGAGCCTCTAACCTATGAGGGGCTCAATCATAAAAGTTCTTTTAGTCCCTCTTAATGTGTACTCCCAGATAACATCATCGACATGGTCTTAGATATCTGCTATATTCTGATGCCATTCAAATCTACATCACCATCCCTGATAGCTCCTCTGAATTCCATACCCAACGTATGACTTCCCACTTAATGTCTTGCTTTGATGTCTAATAGGTTTTTTCAAACATAATGTGGCAGACAGGACCCCCACACTTCATGATTTTATCCAAAATTGCTTCTCCTTGTGCCTTGACCATTCACCACATCTGTTTGATTCAAATTCTCTTCTGAACCCTCTCTTTTACTTATCTCTATCCATCCCCATTCACATCAGTCCATCAGCAAATGCAGTCAGCTGCAGCTCTGCAATATAGTAATATCTACAATACAGTAGATAGTAGGATTGGAGAAACTGGATCTTATGTAGATTGCtcttaggaatgtaaaatggggtaGCTGATGTGAAAATAGTTTGATGATCTCTCAAAAGTTAGGTGTAGAGTTACcataagacccagcaattccactcttaggtatatatccaagaaaattgaaaacacaaaagcTTCCACAAAAATTTCATAGTAGAATAATAGCCAGAAAAGTGGATGCAACCCAAATGACTAttcaaactgtggtacatccatacaatgcaccactactcagcagtaaaaaggaacaaactacggATACATGGAACAATTTATATGGGTCTCAAACTAACCAATTCAGGGTAAAccccctctgtctttgtcttctACATCCAGAAAGCCATAATCCTCTGCCTTAATCATTCGAAGCCAGGTATTAGACATCTATATAGCTTAGGAACCACAGAAATGACTCAAACCAGGCAATCTTAACCTGTTTACCCtatccttccttgcctttcccactcTGACAGAGGCCATGGGAGAAGCtcttttcttactcctgctttCTGCCACCTGACTAAAACCTGATGCTTCCCTGTGATCCTGTGTGACATGCAGTAACCTCTGCTTTGGGACCTGTGAGTTTAAGTTTGGGGAGCTAATTagtaacaaaaatacaaaggaaagaataaatctcactggaagataaatatatagtaaagttAGTGGATTAATTGCTTATAAAGTTTGTATGTCAAAACTACAATTTGAgaccacctgtcagaatggctagaatctaaaaatgagaaataacaagtgttagcaaggatacAGAGGAAAAggttgtgggaatgtaaattagtacagacATTTTGGGAAAGCaatatggaggttactcaaaaaactaaaaataaggggtacctgggtgactcagtcggttaagcatccaacttcagctcaggtcgtgatctcacagttcatgggttcaagccctgcgtcgggctatgttctgacagctcagagcctggagcctacttcagattctgtgactccctgtctctctctgtgcccctccccaactttccctctgtttctctctttcaaaataaataaacattaaaaaaaattaaaaatagaaataccatatgatctagtaattccactactgggcatttacccaaagaaaagaaaaaactaattcaaaaagacatctGCACTTgtgtgtttattgtagcattatttacaataaccaagatctgggggcacctgggtggctcagtcagttaagcatccaactcttgatttcagctcaggtcattatctcacggttcatgagattgagccctgcatcaagctccattctgagagcacagagcctgcttgggattctccttctccctgctcatgtgtgtgcatgctctctcaaaataaataaacttaaaaaaaaaaaaaaaccaagatctgGTAACAATTCAAGTGTCTattgatagacaaatggataaagaatatgtgactttatatgtatataatggaatactactcaggcataaaaataaatgatatcttgccatttgcaataacatggataaacctagagagtgttatactaagttaaataagtcagagaaagacaaattccagatggttttatttatatgtggaatctaagaaacaaaataaatgaataaacaaatgaaccaaacAAAAAATCAGGCCTATAAATGTAAAGAGTAAACTGatgttgccagaggggagagggtggaggatGGGCAAGATcaatgaaggggagtgggagatacaggcttccagttatagaatgaataagtcatgggagtaaaaggtacagcatagggaatatagtcaatggtattgtgatAGCATTGCATGGTGttagatggtagctacacttgtggtgagcatagcataatgtatagagttgttggataactatgttgtatacctggaactaatgcaacattgtgtgtcaactactcttaaatataaaataataaaataaagctagtatgaaggttaaaagacaaaaataataaaaataactatgattacaATAATTAGTTAGGGGatacacaaacaaaaagatgtaaaatatgagataaaaaggtgtaaaatgtgacattgaaaacataaaacatattgGGAAGAGTAATGTTGAGCTTTAGACTGGGCTCAAActtaagttgttatcagcttaaaaatAGATCGTTATAGGTATAAATTGTTATATGTatgcctcatggtaaccacaaagcaaaaagcTATAATAAATACCCataaaataaagagtaataagcataccactaaagaaagtcatcaaaccaccaaggaagagagcaggaaaagaagaaaagaacagagaggaactacaaaaacaaccaaaaaacaacagaatagtAATGAGCACATATgtttcaataattactttaaatgtgaatggaatAAATTCTTCAATTAAAGGACATAGAGCAgctgaatggatttttaaaaagacccatctatatgctgcttgtAAGAGATACACTTCAGATATAAAGATACACACAGACTggaagtgaagggatagaaaaagatattccatgcaaatggaaaccaaaagaaagctgcagtagcaatacttatatcagacaaaatagactttaagataaACATTGTagtaagaaacaaagaagggtgttacataatgataaaaagtcaatctaacaagaggatataacatttgtaaatatttatgcacccaacataagaGTATcgaaatatataaagcaaatattaacagacctaaaggaaAAATTGACAGTTGTACAATgctagtagggaactttaacaccctcacatcaatggatagataatTCAgccagaaaatcagtaagaaaacaatcaTCTTAAATGACATGTTAGACCAGATGGAATTAACAAAtgcacagaacattccatccaaaagaaaaagaatacatgc is a window from the Leopardus geoffroyi isolate Oge1 chromosome A2, O.geoffroyi_Oge1_pat1.0, whole genome shotgun sequence genome containing:
- the IQCF3 gene encoding IQ domain-containing protein F3 isoform X2, with the translated sequence MKKKEKKKKIQPSPTPPPPPPKKSGPDKDALETEKLKRLCQKRHRARIKAAEKIQAWWRGTLVRRTLLVAALRAWMIQLWWRTLLWRRVLKQRRDLLKIYVIQEEAAVKLQSWVRMWQCHRCYCQIRNAVCILQAPKSYFAFQTSDILQAQYEVTPNQPEFHIEILSV
- the IQCF3 gene encoding IQ domain-containing protein F3 isoform X3: MGGKCCKSGPDKDALETEKLKRLCQKRHRARIKAAEKIQAWWRGTLVRRTLLVAALRAWMIQLWWRTLLWRRVLKQRRDLLKIYVIQEEAAVKLQSWVRMWQCHRCYCQIRNAVCILQAPKSYFAFQTSDILQAQYEVTPNQPEFHIEILSV
- the IQCF3 gene encoding IQ domain-containing protein F3 isoform X1, which codes for MSQVMGIWFCKDGQFCEITIEEDTDETRSMKKKEKKKKIQPSPTPPPPPPKKSGPDKDALETEKLKRLCQKRHRARIKAAEKIQAWWRGTLVRRTLLVAALRAWMIQLWWRTLLWRRVLKQRRDLLKIYVIQEEAAVKLQSWVRMWQCHRCYCQIRNAVCILQAPKSYFAFQTSDILQAQYEVTPNQPEFHIEILSV